The Streptomyces sp. NBC_00162 sequence CGATCCCGCCGGGCGTCAAGCACGCCTTCGCCCCCGCCGCCGGCCACACGGCCAGCGTGTTCGTCGGCTTCACCCCCGGCATGGGCCGCTTCGACTACTACCGTCTCCTCGGCCGGGTCAACGCGGGCGAGGCCACCGTGCAGGACATCAAGGACAGCTCCCCCACGTACGACAACCACTACGCGGAGAGCGCCGCCTGGAGCGGCCGCCGCCGCAGCGCGGAGCCGTAGATCACGTCCGCGTCGAGGCGGCGCAGTTCCTCCGCGATCAGTTCGGCGCCGCTGCGGATCTTCAGGGCCACGCTGCGGTCGGGGCTCCCCGGCAGGATCAGCGTGGCCAGCGCGCCCGCGGGCCGGTCCACCCGCATCTCGCCGCCCGTGGTGCGCAGGCTGACCCGGGTGATCACCGGGCCCTCGCTCGCCACCCGGTCCACCGGCACGCCGAGCCGGTCCTCCAGCCAGCGCGCGAGCAGTTCGGCGCTCGCGTTGCCGGGCTCGCTCTCCACCGCCGCGCCGGTCACCGGCAGCGGCTTCTGGTCCAGGGCGGCCGCCAGCAGGGCCCGCCACGGCGTCAGCCGGGTCCAGGCCAGGTCGGTGTCGCCGGGCCGGTACGCGGCGGCCCGTTCGCCGAGTACGCCGACCGGGTCGAAGGCCGCGGCCGCGTCCGTGATCCGGCGCTGCGCGAGGGAGCCCAGGGAGTCCCGCGCCACGTCGGCGGGGGCGTCGGCCGGCCACCACGCCACGACGGGAGCGTCCGGCACCAGCAGCGGCAGTACGACCGAGCCGGCCTGCTCGGTCAGCTCCCCGTGCAGGCGCAGCAGCAGGGTCTCCCCGGTCCCGGCGTCCGAGCCGACCCGCAGCTCGGCGTCCAGCCGGGTCGCGCGGAGCTTGTGCGAGCCCCGCGAGGTCCGCTTGATCACCGTGATGATGCGGCAGGGGTGCTCGCGCGAGGCCTCGGAGGCCGCGCGCACGGCGTCGTAGGCGTTCTCCTCGTCGGTGACGACGATGAGGGTCAGCACCAGCCCCGTGGTGGGGCTTCCTATGGCCCGGCGGGCTTCGAGCAGCGCCCGGTTGATCTTGCTGGACGTGGTGTCGGTCAGTTCGGTCCGCATGCACCGAGTCTGTCAGCGACGGACCGGTTCCAGTCACCCGGTTCGCTGGATTCAGCCTCGAACGGGGCTTCGGCTCACCGCCGTTTGCGGGCCGTCCCGAAGATCGAGCGCGAGATCTCCCGGCCCACCTGCGTCCCGATCGACCGGGCCAGCGAGCGGAACAGCCCGCTCCCCACCACCTGTTCGGCCAGCGAGGGATCCGGCTTCGGCGCGCTGCGCGCCGCCTTCTCGGCCTCCTTGGCCTGCTTCGCGGCCTCGGCGGCCGCCGCTGCGGCCTCCGCCTCGGCCTCGGCGGCGGCCTGCTCGGCGCTGATCTTCTCGTACGCCGACTCGCGGTCGACCGGCTCCGCGTAGCGCGACCAGAGCAGCGAGGACTTCACCGCCTGGTCCAGGGCCGTCGGCTCGATCGGCCCCATCAGCGACTGCGGGGCCCGCAGCCGGGTCGCCGCGACCGGGGTCGGCGCGCCGTTCTCGCTGAGCACGGTGACGACCGCCTCGCCCGTACCCAGCTGGGTGAGCAGCTCCTCCAGGTCGTACGGAGAGTTGGGGAAGGTCTTCACGGTCGCCTTCAGCGCCTTCGCGTCGTCGGGGGTGAAGGCGCGCAGCGCGTGCTGCACGCGGTTGCCGAGCTGGGCGAGCACGTCCCCCGGTACGTCCTTGGGGGTCTGCGTCACGAAGAAGACGCCCACGCCCTTGGAGCGGATGAGGCGCACCGTCTGGGTGATGGAGTCGAGGAAGGCCTTCGAGGCGCCGTTGAAGAGCAGGTGCGCCTCGTCGAAGAAGAAGACGAGCTTGGGCTGCTCCAGGTCGCCGACCTCCGGCAGGTCGTTGAAGAGGTCGGCCAGCAGCCACATCAGGAAGGTGGAGAAGAGCTGCGGCTTGTCCTGGACCGCGGGGAGTTCCAGTACGGAGACCATGCCGCGGCCGTCCGCGGCGGTCCGCAGGAACTCGCTGGTGTCGAACTCCGGCTCGCCGAAGAACTCCGCGGCCCCCTGCTGCTCGAAGGCGGTCAGCGACCGCAGGATCACCCCGGCCGTCACCGTGGACAGTCCGCCGATGCCCTTGAGCTCCGGCTTTCCCTTGTCGGAGACGAGGAAGGCGACGACCGCGCGCAGGTCCTTGAGGTCGATCAGCTCCAGGCCCTTGGTGTCGGCGTAGTGGAAGATCAGGCCGAGGGACTGCTCCTGCGTCTGGTTGAGCTGGAGCACCTTCGACATCAGGACCGGGCCGAAGCTGGTGACGGTGGAGCGGACCGGGATCCCGGGGCCGATGCCGCCGAGCGAGTAGAACTCGCTGGGGTATCCGGTGGCCTCCCATTCCTGGGCCACGTCCTTGGCCCGTTCCCCGACCTTCTCGTTCGGCGCGCCCGGGGCGCAGATCCCCGAGACGTCGCCCTTGATGTCCGCGAGGAAGACCGGGACCCCGTTGGCCGACAGCTGCTCGGCGATGAGCTGGAGGGTCTTGGTCTTGCCGGTGCCGGTGGCGCCCGCGACCAGCCCGTGCCGGTTCAGCATCGGCAGGGGGATGCGGATCTGGTGGCCCGGCAGGCAGGTGCCGTCCCACAGCAGGGCCCCCAGGTCGAGCGCCGGTCCGGTGAAGGCGTATCCGGCAGCGATCTTGTCAACCGGGCCCGTCTGATCCGCCACGACGGCGGGGTCGGTGCTCTCGCTCATGAATCACTCCCGAATTGGCGCCCTTCGCCACTTTTGCACCAACGCGGCGAGGCTGCGCTCGCAGGGCCGGGCCCGGTAGGCTTTCCGTGTGATCTTCAAGCGCATCGGTAACGGAAAGCCGTACCCCGACCACGGCCGGGAAAGCACCCGGCAGTGGGCGGATGTCGCGCCGCGCCCGGTCCGGCTCGACCAGCTGGTGACGACCAAGGGGCAGCTCGACCTCGAAACGCTGCTCGCCGAGGACTCCACCTTCTACGGCGACCTCTTCGCGCACGTCGTCAAGTGGCGGGGCGACCTCTACCTGGAGGACGGGCTGCACCGCGCCGTGCGCGCTGCCCTGCAGCAGCGCCAGGTGCTGCACGCCCGCGTCCTCGAGATGGACTGAGCCCTCAGGCGACCCCGCGCGGCGCCGCCCGGCCCTGCCGCAGCCCGTCCACGGGCTGCGGCGCTTCGCGTGGATTGCGCCTTTCGGGTCACCATTGACCTATCAGCAGATCATTTAGTAGGCATCGCCACCGGGCGGCACTACGCTGCGCCCATGAGCATGCTCACTCCCCCCGGCATGGGCGGAAAGTACCGCGTCACGGGAGCCGCCTACCCTCGTATGAGTCGTAAGCGGAGCCGTCGTCGGATCGTCTTCGCCGTGCTCGGCTCGGTCCTCGCACTGGCCCTGCTCGGCTACGGGGCCTTGCAGCTCATCGACGTGTTCCAGGGCGACAGCCCGAAGCGGAACACGGCCGCGGGCGCCAAGGACTGTCCGACGAAGGCGGCCGAAGCGGCCGTCAAGGGCGGCCCCGAAGCCGCATCGGCCGCCTCCCCGAAACCCGCGGTGGTGCTGCCCCAGCCCGCCGACATCACCGTCAACGTCTACAACGCGACCCCGCGCGCCGGACTCGCCAAGGCCGTCGGCGACGAGCTGAAGAAACGCGGCTTCGTCATCGGCAACGTCGGCAACGCCCCCGCCGACTTCGACAAGAAGGTCCCCGGCACCGGGATACTGCTGGGCTCCCCCGCCACCGACAAGGCCGCCTTCAGCGTGCTGGGCACCCAGCTCGC is a genomic window containing:
- the opcA gene encoding glucose-6-phosphate dehydrogenase assembly protein OpcA, giving the protein MRTELTDTTSSKINRALLEARRAIGSPTTGLVLTLIVVTDEENAYDAVRAASEASREHPCRIITVIKRTSRGSHKLRATRLDAELRVGSDAGTGETLLLRLHGELTEQAGSVVLPLLVPDAPVVAWWPADAPADVARDSLGSLAQRRITDAAAAFDPVGVLGERAAAYRPGDTDLAWTRLTPWRALLAAALDQKPLPVTGAAVESEPGNASAELLARWLEDRLGVPVDRVASEGPVITRVSLRTTGGEMRVDRPAGALATLILPGSPDRSVALKIRSGAELIAEELRRLDADVIYGSALRRRPLQAALSA
- a CDS encoding DUF853 domain-containing protein, producing MSESTDPAVVADQTGPVDKIAAGYAFTGPALDLGALLWDGTCLPGHQIRIPLPMLNRHGLVAGATGTGKTKTLQLIAEQLSANGVPVFLADIKGDVSGICAPGAPNEKVGERAKDVAQEWEATGYPSEFYSLGGIGPGIPVRSTVTSFGPVLMSKVLQLNQTQEQSLGLIFHYADTKGLELIDLKDLRAVVAFLVSDKGKPELKGIGGLSTVTAGVILRSLTAFEQQGAAEFFGEPEFDTSEFLRTAADGRGMVSVLELPAVQDKPQLFSTFLMWLLADLFNDLPEVGDLEQPKLVFFFDEAHLLFNGASKAFLDSITQTVRLIRSKGVGVFFVTQTPKDVPGDVLAQLGNRVQHALRAFTPDDAKALKATVKTFPNSPYDLEELLTQLGTGEAVVTVLSENGAPTPVAATRLRAPQSLMGPIEPTALDQAVKSSLLWSRYAEPVDRESAYEKISAEQAAAEAEAEAAAAAAEAAKQAKEAEKAARSAPKPDPSLAEQVVGSGLFRSLARSIGTQVGREISRSIFGTARKRR
- a CDS encoding type II toxin-antitoxin system VapB family antitoxin yields the protein MIFKRIGNGKPYPDHGRESTRQWADVAPRPVRLDQLVTTKGQLDLETLLAEDSTFYGDLFAHVVKWRGDLYLEDGLHRAVRAALQQRQVLHARVLEMD
- a CDS encoding LytR C-terminal domain-containing protein, which translates into the protein MSMLTPPGMGGKYRVTGAAYPRMSRKRSRRRIVFAVLGSVLALALLGYGALQLIDVFQGDSPKRNTAAGAKDCPTKAAEAAVKGGPEAASAASPKPAVVLPQPADITVNVYNATPRAGLAKAVGDELKKRGFVIGNVGNAPADFDKKVPGTGILLGSPATDKAAFSVLGTQLAGTTQQTDTRETADIDLILGDAFKELSTKEDADKALALLANPAPAPATKC